A stretch of Schistocerca americana isolate TAMUIC-IGC-003095 chromosome 3, iqSchAmer2.1, whole genome shotgun sequence DNA encodes these proteins:
- the LOC124606926 gene encoding arylsulfatase J-like, producing MSRTCLSVAAVVLLALFANTSSTPTKQRPNIIIMLADDLGWNDVSFHGSDQIPTPNIDALAYHGVILNNHYAPALCTPSRAALMTGKYPTHTGMQHLVILEPEPWGLPLSEKILPQHLKRAGYATHAIGKWHLGFFKKEYTPTYRGFDSHFGYWNGFQDYYDHTVKATNSPFAGYDMRRNMSVDYSAAGKYSTDLYTDEAVSIIRRHDQSRGPLFLYLAHLAPHTGNQDNPFQAPDEEIAKFRHIEDPERRVYAAMVSRMDKSVGDVMAALRESNMLDNSIIVFMSDHGAPTHGIHSNRGSNWPFRGQKHSPWEGGVRAVAAVWSPLLKRTQRVSNQLMHMTDWLPTLYSAAGMDVRELGRVDGVDMWASLSEGAPSPRSEVLHNIDDIYGYAALVRGGWKYVTGSTGGAWDGWYGEPRRRGGGGAGLGHGAAPAYDVARVLASKTGVALAGFLTERQLLEKMAAVTAGNTGGVEEHLSTQLLSEETVARLRHEAEVRCPPRRADNASEATQCRPMEAPCLFNLREDPCETVNLAASQPLLLRSLQEAVQQYRLTMVPPNNVPVDPRANPAFYNNTWAPWQDVPAAQQPFQMKPSPTVNLAVVVTVFLAVALGITSAVLRAFRTEKDLGKEIVKALAVFNISPALKEEKAMKKTSARPSEDEEKK from the exons GGTTGGAACGATGTGAGCTTCCACGGGTCCGACCAGATCCCGACGCCCAACATCGACGCGCTGGCCTACCACGGGGTGATCCTCAACAACCATTACGCGCCCGCACTTTGCACGCCATCCCGAGCAGCGTTGATGACCGGAAAATACCCTACGCATACCG GTATGCAGCACCTGGTGATTCTGGAGCCGGAGCCGTGGGGCTTGCCGCTGagcgagaagatcctgccgcagcaCCTGAAGCGCGCCGGGTACGCCACGCACGCCATCGGCAAGTGGCACCTCGGCTTCTTCAAGAAGGAGTACACGCCCACCTACCGAGGGTTCGACTCGCACTTCGGCTACTGGAACGGCTTCCAGGACTACTACGACCACACCGTCAAGGCCACG AACTCTCCGTTCGCGGGCTACGACATGCGGCGCAACATGAGCGTCGACTACAGTGCGGCGGGCAAGTACTCCACGGACCTGTACACGGACGAGGCGGTGTCCATCATCCGGCGCCACGACCAGTCGCGCGGCCCGCTCTTCCTCTACCTGGCGCACCTGGCGCCGCACACCGGCAACCAGGACAACCCCTTTCAGGCGCCCGACGAGGAGATCGCCAAGTTCCGCCACATCGAGGACCCGGAGCGGCGCGTCTACGCCG CTATGGTGTCACGCATGGACAAGTCGGTGGGTGATGTGATGGCTGCCCTGCGAGAGAGCAACATGCTGGACAACTCGATAATCGTCTTCATGTCGGACCACGGGGCGCCCACGCACGGCATCCACTCCAACAGAGGCTCCAACTGGCCGTTCAGAGGG CAGAAGCACAGCCCCTGGGAAGGCGGGGTTCGCGCCGTCGCGGCTGTCTGGAGCCCGCTGCTGAAGAGGACCCAGAGGGTGTCCAACCAGCTGATGCACATGACCGACTGGCTTCCCACGCTCTACTCTGCAGCAG GTATGGACGTGCGTGAGCTGGGCCGCGTCGACGGCGTCGACATGTGGGCGTCGCTGAGCGAGGGCGCGCCCTCCCCGCGCTCCGAGGTGCTGCACAACATCGACGACATCTACGGGTACGCGGCGCTGGTGCGCGGCGGCTGGAAGTACGTCACCGGCTCCACCGGCGGCGCCTGGGACGGCTGGTACGGCGAGCCGCGGCGGCGCGGGGGTGGGGGTGCGGGGCTGGGGCACGGCGCCGCCCCCGCCTACGACGTGGCGCGCGTGCTCGCCTCCAAGACGGGCGTCGCGCTCGCCGGATTCCTCACCGAGCGCCAGCTGCTCGAGAAGATGGCCGCCGTCACCGCCGGCAACACAG GCGGTGTGGAGGAGCATCTGTCGACGCAGCTGCTCTCGGAGGAGACGGTGGCCAGGCTGCGCCACGAGGCCGAAGTGCGCTGCCCGCCGCGGCGCGCAGACAACGCCAGCGAGGCCACGCAGTGCCGCCCCATGGAGGCCCCCTGCCTCTTCAACCTGCGCGAGGACCCCTGCGAGACCGTCAACCTCGCCGCCTCACAGCCGCTCCTCCTGCGTAGTCTGCAG GAGGCAGTGCAGCAGTACAGGTTGACGATGGTGCCTCCAAACAACGTTCCAGTGGACCCGCGGGCGAACCCCGCCTTCTACAACAACACATGGGCACCGTGGCAGGACGTGCCGGCCGCACAACAGCCGTTCCAGATGAAGCCTAGCCCGACCGTCAACTTGGCCGTCGTCGTCACGGTCTTCCTCGCCGTCGCGCTGGGGATCACGTCTGCCGTGCTGCGTGCCTTCCGCACCGAGAAAGACCTCGGAAAGGAGATCGTCAAAGCACTCGCTGTCTTCAACATCTCTCCAGCTCTTAAGGAAGAGAAGGCCATGAAGAAAACTTCGGCACGGCCTTCAGAGGATGAGGAGAAGAAATGA